One stretch of Desulfovibrio sp. JC010 DNA includes these proteins:
- the ettA gene encoding energy-dependent translational throttle protein EttA has product MSNEPDKIIYSMVRVSKFYDKKPILKDISLSYFYGAKIGVLGLNGSGKSSLLKILAGVDDSFEGETHISPGYTIGYLEQEPLVDETRTVREVVEEGAADVVALVNEFNEINAQFAEPMEPEEMDALLERQAKVQEEMDNCGAWDLDSRLEMAMDALRCPPGDTPVSVISGGEKRRVALCRLLLQEPDILLLDEPTNHLDAESVAWLERHLQNYAGTIIAVTHDRYFLDNVAGWILELDRGRGIPWKGNYSSWLEQKEKRLANEAKSDDKRRKTLARELEWIRMSPKGRRSKSKARISAYESLANQQSDEYSRELELYIPPGPRLGKQVIELKGVRKQAGEKLLLEDTSFMIPAGAIVGIIGPNGAGKTTMFKMISGQEQPDEGEVVVGETVQVTHVDQHRDALDPEKSVYDVISGGNEFVKLGDREINARAYVGKFNLTGSEQQKKCKVLSGGERNRVHLALMLQEGGNVLLLDEPTNDLDVNTMRALEEGLNNFGGCVLVISHDRWFLDRIATHILAFEGDSSVFYYEGSYSEYEEDRKKRLGKDADQPHRIKYRKLTR; this is encoded by the coding sequence ATGAGTAACGAACCTGATAAGATCATATATTCCATGGTCCGGGTAAGTAAGTTTTACGACAAGAAACCAATTCTTAAAGATATTTCCCTTTCATATTTCTACGGGGCGAAAATCGGCGTGCTGGGGTTGAACGGCTCCGGTAAAAGTTCGCTGCTGAAAATTCTGGCCGGGGTGGATGACAGTTTTGAGGGCGAAACCCATATTTCTCCCGGCTACACCATCGGCTATCTTGAACAGGAGCCGCTGGTTGATGAAACCCGCACTGTACGTGAAGTGGTTGAAGAAGGTGCTGCAGACGTTGTTGCCCTTGTAAATGAATTCAATGAGATCAACGCCCAGTTTGCCGAACCCATGGAGCCGGAAGAAATGGACGCGCTCCTCGAGCGTCAGGCCAAGGTGCAGGAAGAGATGGACAATTGCGGGGCCTGGGATCTCGACTCCCGCCTTGAAATGGCCATGGATGCCCTGCGCTGCCCCCCCGGAGACACTCCGGTTTCCGTCATCTCCGGTGGTGAAAAACGCCGCGTGGCTCTCTGCCGCCTGCTGCTTCAGGAGCCGGACATCCTGCTTCTTGATGAACCTACCAACCACCTTGACGCTGAATCCGTTGCATGGCTGGAAAGACACCTCCAGAATTACGCCGGAACCATTATCGCCGTAACCCATGACCGTTATTTCCTCGACAATGTTGCCGGATGGATTCTGGAACTGGACCGCGGCCGGGGCATCCCCTGGAAGGGCAACTATTCCTCATGGCTGGAACAGAAGGAAAAACGTCTGGCCAACGAAGCCAAATCCGATGACAAACGACGCAAGACCCTTGCCCGCGAGCTGGAATGGATCCGCATGTCCCCCAAGGGCAGACGTTCCAAAAGCAAGGCCCGTATCAGCGCATACGAATCCCTTGCCAACCAGCAGAGCGATGAGTACTCACGCGAGCTGGAACTTTACATCCCGCCGGGACCGCGCCTCGGCAAGCAGGTTATTGAACTGAAAGGTGTGCGCAAGCAGGCCGGTGAGAAACTGCTCCTCGAAGATACAAGTTTCATGATTCCCGCCGGAGCCATTGTGGGTATTATCGGTCCCAACGGTGCCGGTAAAACCACCATGTTCAAGATGATCAGCGGACAGGAACAGCCCGATGAGGGTGAAGTCGTCGTAGGTGAAACCGTGCAGGTCACCCACGTGGACCAGCACCGCGACGCTCTTGATCCTGAAAAATCAGTCTACGATGTAATTTCCGGCGGCAATGAATTCGTCAAGCTGGGCGACCGTGAAATCAATGCGCGTGCCTATGTAGGAAAGTTCAACCTGACCGGGTCCGAGCAGCAGAAAAAATGCAAGGTCCTTTCAGGCGGTGAGCGCAACAGGGTTCATCTCGCACTCATGCTGCAGGAAGGCGGCAACGTGCTCCTGCTTGACGAACCGACCAACGATCTTGACGTAAACACCATGCGCGCGCTGGAAGAAGGTCTGAACAACTTCGGCGGCTGCGTGCTGGTTATCTCGCATGACCGCTGGTTCCTCGACCGCATCGCCACCCACATTCTCGCCTTCGAGGGTGATTCCTCAGTCTTCTATTACGAAGGTTCCTACTCCGAATACGAAGAGGACCGCAAAAAGAGACTGGGCAAGGACGCTGACCAGCCCCACCGCATCAAATACAGAAAACTCACCAGATAA